A section of the Primulina eburnea isolate SZY01 chromosome 1, ASM2296580v1, whole genome shotgun sequence genome encodes:
- the LOC140812303 gene encoding uncharacterized protein, with the protein MRDDLKLYVISLYDEYRMRTSKESQFESSASKTIDNDMSSFGSVHKKTLIQQEYLRHRAMCGIMGAKSELDKYLGEEVEPGNENFDILLWWKVNKPRFPFLAEMARDVLAIPISTVASESAFSTGGCVLDPFRSSLTPKLVQALVCAQDWIRNESSHIKVEEYLDKLEKFEDDLANLGRGVPCMTDI; encoded by the exons ATGAGAGATGATCTAAAGCTCTATGTGATATCTTTATATGATGAGTATCGAATGAGAACTTCAAAAGAATCTCAATTTGAATCTTCAGCTAGTAAAACAATTGACAATGACATGTCAAGTTTTGGAAGCGTACATAAAAAAACCTTAATTCAACAAGAATACTTGAGGCACAGAGCCATGTGTGGAATTATGGGTGCTAAGTCAGAGTTGGACAAATATCTTGGTGAAGAAGTAGAGCCtggaaatgaaaattttgatatctTGCTTTGGTGGAAAGTTAACAAGCCTAGATTTCCTTTTCTTGCTGAAATGGCTCGTGATGTGTTAGCGATTCCTATTTCTACTGTGGCGTCAGAAAGTGCATTTAGTACTGGAGGCTGTGTGCTTGATCCATTTAGGAGTTCGTTAACTCCTAAATTAGTGCAAGCTCTTGTTTGTGCACAAGACTGGATCCGTAATGAATCTTCACATATTAAAGTAGAAGAATACTTGGATAAACTCGAGAAATTTGAAGATG aTTTGGCCAACTTGGGAAGAGGTGTTCCTTGTATGACTGACATATAA